Sequence from the Candidatus Dormiibacterota bacterium genome:
CGGGAGCGCGGGATCACCGTCGTCCTGGTCGCGCACGACGTCAATCCGCTGGTGTCGTTCCTCGACCGCGTCGTCTACGTGGCCGGCGGCGCCATGGTGTCGGGGCGTCCCGACGAGGTGATCACGACCGAGACCCTGAGCGCCCTCTACGACTACCCGGTCGAGGTGATTCGGGACAGTCGCGGCCGCATCGTGGTGGTCGGCCTCGACGACTGCGACTCCCACCACCACTGAGCGTGACCCGGTCGCACTTCAGCTGGAACGTGGTCGACGACTGGCAGCAGCTGGTCCATTACGACTTCATGCGCCACGCGCTGCTCGCCGGCGGCATCGCCGCGGTGCTGTGCGGGGCGGTCGGCTGCTTCGTGGTGCTGCGTGGCCTCTCCTTCGCCACCGACACCCTCACCCACGTCGGTTTCGCCGGCGCCTCCGGGGCGGTGGTCGTCGGCCTCAGCCCGGTGGTGGGACTGCTCGGCCTCACCGCCCTGATGGCGGCCGCCCTCGCCGCCCTGGAGCAGCGGCTGCGCGGCCGCGACGTCGTCATCGGGATGATCCTGGTCCTGACCCTGGGGCTGGGGCTGCTCTTCCTCCGCCTCTACCGCGGCTCCTCGAACGAGACCTACGCGCTGCTCTTCGGCTCCATCCTCGCGCTCAGCCCGCGCGACGTCGTGGTGGTCGCGGTGGGGGCGCTGATCGCCCTCGCGGCGCTGGTGGCGATCTTCCGGCCGCTGCTGTTCGCCTCGCTCGACGAGGAGCTCGCGGAGGCGCGCGGGGTGCCGGTGCGCGCGGTCGCGACCGCCTTCCTGCTGGTCCTCGCGGTCGCCGTCACCGCCGCCACCCAGGTGATCGGCGCGCTGCTCGCCGTGGCCCTGCTCATCGCCCCAGGGGCGACCGCGCA
This genomic interval carries:
- a CDS encoding metal ABC transporter permease, producing MTRSHFSWNVVDDWQQLVHYDFMRHALLAGGIAAVLCGAVGCFVVLRGLSFATDTLTHVGFAGASGAVVVGLSPVVGLLGLTALMAAALAALEQRLRGRDVVIGMILVLTLGLGLLFLRLYRGSSNETYALLFGSILALSPRDVVVVAVGALIALAALVAIFRPLLFASLDEELAEARGVPVRAVATAFLLVLAVAVTAATQVIGALLAVALLIAPGATAQRLTTRPVVWVLLSVAIGLGVTWTGLALAFWQPYPASFFITSLSTLTYLATRLLTAGVVPARLRAAGRPAAAADS